The window TACGAATGGCGCACGTCAGGGCCAAGCTCAGGGTCAAGGCCAGCAGCCGTCGTCGCAACGTCGCGAGGAACGCGAACCGCGTGAAGGCCGCGAGGTGCGTGAAGCACGCGAAGGTCGTGAACCGCGCGAGGCTCGTGAAGGCCGCGAACCGCGTGGCGCTCGTGAATCGCGTGAGCCGCGTGAAGGCCGCGAAGGCCGTGAACCACGCGAGGCTCGCGAGCCGCGTGAAGGTCGTGAGCCGCGTGAGAACCGCGATCGCGACAACCGTGGCGAGCGCGCTGAAACTGCCGAAGCCGCACCGCGTGGTGAGCGTCAGGAACGCGGCGAGCGCCGTGAACGTGGCGAGCGTACGGAGCGCGGCGGTCGCAAGCCGCAAGCTGAAACCGCGGACGCGCTGACGCAAGGCGAAACGCAAACGGCGGAAGAACTGGCGCAAAACCAGGCCGCTTTGGGCGAAAACGGCATGCCGATCGATCAGGAAGCCGTGGCGCGCGAAGGCGAAGAGCGTCGTCGTCGCCGTCGTGGCCGTCGTGGTGGCCGTCGTGAGCGTGAAGAAGACGTGAACGGCAACCTGGCTGCGGATGTAGCGGAAGCCGAAGGCGACAGCACCAATGTGAACGACGAAGCCCCGGTGCGCACCGCGCATCAGCCGGTCGAGCACAAGGCTGAGGTCAACGAGGCGAGCGAAGTGAAGCCGGTGGAAGTGGTCGTCGCAGCTGTCGCGACTGAAACCGCCGTGGTCACCGAACTGCACGCAGCGACCGAAACGCCGGTTCTGGCCGTCGAGAAAGCGGTGACGACTGAAGCCGTCGTGCCGGCTGCGGAAGCACCGGCAGCACCGGTTGCGGTCGAGCCGGTGGTGGAAGCGCCGGTTGCGCAAGCAGCGGCAGTGCCGGTCGAAGCAGCGCAAGCGGCTCCGGCTGCCAGCGAAACGGTTTCGCTGGTTGAACCGGTCGCGCATGTCGAAGCGCCGGCTCACACGCACGTCGAAGCCCCGGCAGTTGCTGCTGCGGTCGAAACGGTCGAATCGGTCGAATCGGCACAAGCCGCTCCCGCTCCGGTCGAACCCGCTGCTCCGGCTGTCGTAGCCGAAGCACCGGTTGTTCAGCCCGCACCGCAAGTCGAAATCGTCGAGCCGCAACCCGTCGTGGCAGCCGCCGCACCGGCAGCGGAACCGGCGGCGATCGAGCGGTCGGAGTCGGCGCCTGTCGCCGCCGCACCGCAAGTGCAAGCTCAGGCGCCTCAGGCCGCACAAGCGCCGCGTAACAGCGGCGTCTCGGCCGAAGCCCTGAAGCCGGTGCTGGAACAAGCCGGTCTCGTCTGGGTGAACACCGACGCCGACAAGCTGCGTGCCGCGCAGGAAACCGCTGCGCAGACCGTCAAGCCGGCCCGCGTAGTGCGTGAGCGCAAGCAGTTGTCGCCGGTTGACAGCGCGCCGATGCAACAGGTGGAAACGGGCAAGCACACGCAGTAAGCTGCCTCGCCTCCTCCTCGAAAAGCCCGCCTTCACCGGCGGGCTTTTTTTTGCGGCTCAGGGACGAAAACGAAACCGCGAGCCACCCGTTCAGCGTTATGCCGCTCCCCGTATACCCCGACTGGCCCCCAGGCCCGGCTGCCGGCACAGGCATTTCCGCTAGAATGAATATCTGGCTTTATTTTCAAGCACTAACCGAAGCATTTCATGTCCCGACGCATCATCCCTGTTGCCGATTTCAGCGCGGCGCCGGTCATTGCCGGCCCCGTGCAGACGCCCATCGGCGTGCTGCACGACACGCTGGCGCGCCCGCTGCGCGATTTGCGCATCTCGGTGACGGATCGTTGCAATTTCCGCTGCGTCTACTGCATGCCCCGCGCGGTGTTCGACAAGGACTACACGTTCTTGCCGCACAGCGCCTTGCTCAGCTTCGAAGAAATCGAACGACTGGCGCGACTGTTCGTCGCACATGGCGTGGAGAAAATCCGCCTGACGGGCGGCGAGCCGCTGCTGCGTAAAAATCTGGAATTCCTGATCGAACGGCTCGCGCAGCTCACCACGCCGGCCGGCCGGCCGCTCGACCTGACTCTGACCACCAACGGTTCGCTGCTGGCGCGCAAGGCGCGTAGCCTGAAAGACGCCGGCCTGACCCGCGTCACCGTCAGTCTCGACGCGCTCGACGACAGCCTGTTCCGCCGCATGAACGACGCCGACTTCGCGGTCGCCGACGTACTGGACGGCATTGCCGCGGCGCACGCGGTGGGGCTGGCACCGGTCAAGGTCAACATGGTCGTCAAGCGCGGCACGAACGACTGTGAAATCGTGCCGATGGCGCGCCATTTCAAAGGTTCGGGCGCGGTGCTGCGCTTCATCGAATATATGGATGTCGGCACCTCGAACGGCTGGAACATGACCGAGGTACTCCCATCCGCCGAGGTGGTCACCCGCATCGCCGAACATTTCCCGCTGGCCCCGCTCGACGCGCACAGCGCCGCCGAGACCGCGCAGCGCTGGGGCTATGTGGACGGCAGCGGCGAGATCGGCGTGATTTCGAGCGTGACGCGCGCGTTTTGCGGCAGTTGCACGCGGGCGCGTCTGTCGACCGAGGGCAAGCTGTACCTGTGCCTGTTCGCGTCGGCCGGTCACGACTTACGGGCGTTGTTGCGCAGTGGCGCGAACGACGCGGGCATCGCCACCGCCGTCGCCGAAATCTGGCAGGGCCGCGGCGACCGCTATTCGCAACTGCGCGGCAGCAGCGCCGCCGAGACGCGCGTGCTGGACAGCCGGCGCGTCGAAATGTCGTACATCGGCGGCTGAACGACCGGCGCATGACAGCATGAAACCGACACGCGAACACATCACCGGTCTGGTGCTCGCGGGCGGCCGCGGCATGCGCATGGGCGGCGTCGACAAAGGCCTGCAAACACTGCACGGCGAACCGCTCGCCGCCCACGTACTGAAGCGCCTCGCACCGCAGTGCGGCGCCCTGCTGATCAGCGCCAATCGTCATCCGGAAATCTACGCGGCGCTCGGTGCGCCGTTCGGTGCCACGATCGTGGCCGATACCCTCCCCGGCTTCCCCGGCCCGCTAGCCGGCTTGCTCGCCGGGCTGCGCACCGCGCGCACCGCCTACCTGCTCAGCGCGCCGTGCGACACGCCCGGCCTGCCTGCCGATCTGGCCATGCGCCTCGCGCACGCCATGGACGCGAACCAGGCTGACATCGCCACCGTCACGACTGCCGACGCCCAGGGCGAAGTCTCGCTGCACCCGGTCTTCGCGCTGCTGCGCACGACGCTCGCGGACGACCTGGCGGCCTTTCTGGACGCGGGTGAGCGCAAAGTTCGCGCGTGGTACGCACGCCACAAGACGGTGGAAGTCACCTTTACCGACGAGCGCGCGTTTTACAATATCAATTCGTTACAAG is drawn from Burkholderia sp. 9120 and contains these coding sequences:
- the mobA gene encoding molybdenum cofactor guanylyltransferase MobA — its product is MKPTREHITGLVLAGGRGMRMGGVDKGLQTLHGEPLAAHVLKRLAPQCGALLISANRHPEIYAALGAPFGATIVADTLPGFPGPLAGLLAGLRTARTAYLLSAPCDTPGLPADLAMRLAHAMDANQADIATVTTADAQGEVSLHPVFALLRTTLADDLAAFLDAGERKVRAWYARHKTVEVTFTDERAFYNINSLQELSDLERA
- the moaA gene encoding GTP 3',8-cyclase MoaA, which codes for MSRRIIPVADFSAAPVIAGPVQTPIGVLHDTLARPLRDLRISVTDRCNFRCVYCMPRAVFDKDYTFLPHSALLSFEEIERLARLFVAHGVEKIRLTGGEPLLRKNLEFLIERLAQLTTPAGRPLDLTLTTNGSLLARKARSLKDAGLTRVTVSLDALDDSLFRRMNDADFAVADVLDGIAAAHAVGLAPVKVNMVVKRGTNDCEIVPMARHFKGSGAVLRFIEYMDVGTSNGWNMTEVLPSAEVVTRIAEHFPLAPLDAHSAAETAQRWGYVDGSGEIGVISSVTRAFCGSCTRARLSTEGKLYLCLFASAGHDLRALLRSGANDAGIATAVAEIWQGRGDRYSQLRGSSAAETRVLDSRRVEMSYIGG